ACAAAAGTACAAGTTATGCGTCTCCATCGGAAGTATTTTAAGTAGAAATATTAGGTACCAaaagaagtaaaaaattaaagcTATTCTTATTGGGTCACACTGACttaaaaattaaaggaaaatattTAATTGCATGTTATTTTGTTTAACTACTATCTTACTTCCACTGGTCCACCGGACCCTCAGGCTTCCTTGCCTTGTGGAACCAGTTTTTTTCTATCGAGAGGAAATTCTCCAGTCTAGTGATATTCCATATGAGAATGGAACACAGGTAAGCAAGGCAGTGGTGCTGATTAATGCGTTGAGAGTGCCAACAGAAAGAACAGAAGCTTGTTTGGGCAGGATATGTACAAGAATGaggaatttttctttaacagGGCTAATTTtgtagttttcttttgagcGATACTTAAATAGCATTTTAGATTCAGAAAAAATGCGTTGCCTAGTTATTGAGCATTAAACTGCGCCCATAAATTCAGGAGGCACTACCAACCCCTGCCACAGAATATTTACTAGGTATAAGTGTTTAACAGTTGCAAGAACCAAGCACATAgatgaaattattcaaCAGAAGATTCAAAAcgtaaaataaaaaatattagCGCCATCCACTGGCCTCTGtactcttttcttttctttcttttttttttttaacaagaaaaatggtaCCCGGGTATCGAAGATGTTTCATTACACAAAACCTTGGCACATGATTCAATTCACCCTAACATCAATTAACTCTATTCGAGAAACATGTGCAGCTAACTGTAGCTACCTCGTTTATATATCGCATTCATTCTTGATTGTGGTATCTAATTTCGAATGCCTTAGTGATAGTGAACGGCATCGTAAGCTTCCACGGGTAGGTACGACTCTCAGTACATCATTGCTATTTCACTTCAGCTtgggaaaagaaactgtaaCATTATCCCGCGGCAATCGTTTAGAGCATACTAATATAGGCTAAGACAATAGCTTCCGAACGAGGGtccttgaaaaagaaatatgaCAGGCACGTAAAAGGGTTCTTCGAAGGCACATGGCGCCCCTATAACGTCGATCTTACATTGCACGCATACGAATACACATTGGCGCCGCAAAACATATCTTCATATACGAAGTTTGTGACGAATTCACGAATCGTTCAAGGACAGGTGCATTTCTATAGTTACGGTGGATAAGGTGTGTTAGATGAAATATGTAGGATCTTGAGGTGAGAAAAGAGTGTCAGTCAGTGGCTCGTTTGGGCAGCACCAGCTGGTGAAGGAATTTGTATAAATAGAGCAGACTTGACCGCCTGTCTTTGTGAATATGcagtcatttttttcttcctaGTAGGGCTTATATCAGCactaaaaaacaaaacaaatacaatGGTCAAATTAACTTCAATCGCCGCTGGTGTCGCTGCCATCGCTGCTACTGCTTCCGCAACCACCACTCTAGCTCAATCTGACGAAAGAGTCAACTTGGTTGAATTGGGTGTCTACGTCTCTGATATCAGAGCTCACTTGGCCCAATACTACATGTTCCAAGCCGCCCACCCAACGGAAACCTACCCAGTTGAAGTTGCTGAAGCCGTTTTCAACTACGGTGACTTCACCACCATGTTGACTGGTATTGCCCCAGACCAAGTGACCAGAATGATCACCGGTGTTCCATGGTACTCCAGCAGATTAAAGCCAGCCATCTCCAGTGCTCTATCCAAGGTCGGTATCTACACTATCGCAAACTAGAGACAAACGCCAATTTTACGAACGGGTTTCCATAgacattgaaaatgaacgaacaaaataaaataaataaaaaactacttttttttgatgatataaATACCGTAGAttatataaatgtatattaatattataaacCTATTTGATCAATGACAGTGTTCGTGAAGCATTTTATGAATACGATGAAcataagaaagaaacttttacACTATTGTAGAAAAAGCGTGGACGGTAATAAAGCTAACAGAGTATTTCCaataaacaataatgaaattggAAACGTATGACTTCGCAGCACTTTGTCTTTCCATAAAAATGTGTCgctgcttcttttttcattttttggcGCGTCGCGTCGGGCCGTATAGAATATGCGTCACTTCTAAGAACAAGACTGCAGATCAGGGCAGTGCGAGTTACAAGTCATGGTACCAAACTCTCATTTGGAGATCCTCATTTTTTGACACCTAAAATATTAAGATTTATGGTTTGGGATAGTTTTTTGTAACTGTAACTAGAAATAAAGCTGAGGGGTTAGTGTTCTACCAAAACTAAGATAGAGGGTGGTAAGATGAAGTGAGATGAGACAATATCGTAATATCCGTTTAAGTATACGCCGCTGATAAGTTATAATATAGTAGGGTTATTTGAAGTTTCGTTATAACTCTACAAAAACAACGTACCTATCACCGTATCGTCTTGTTCAGATATAGTCTCTTCGTATGAGTAGTGTCACATACAAGATTAAAGATGCATCAGTTATCCTTTTAGGATATTGCGGTTAGCATATGGGAATGGAAATAGGATGCCATTGTATCATAGCACCCGCATGAGTGTGAACACACTACCGTATTATAGCTCAGTGAATAGAGAGTGTTACGACAGTGAGGTGGCATAGTATTCTAATGTAAGGTCTGTGTAAGTAAGAAATATCCTGAAATGGCATCCGTTCAAGCAAATTGCAATATTAAGGAACTTTTACGTTAGTGATACCATGATAGTGTTGCTACCACAAGTCAATATGTTTATGTATTATTGTTGAAGgatagaatatttttatgtttaggtGATTTTGGTGGTGATTTTTCTGTAATATTGGCATAAGTGTATATAAATTGAGTGGTTAGTATACGGTGTAAAAGCGGTATAACGTATGTATTAAGAGCAGTTTTACAATATTTGGGGCCGCCGAATGagatatagatattaaaatgtGGATAATCATGGGCGTTATGGGTAA
This is a stretch of genomic DNA from Saccharomyces cerevisiae S288C chromosome IV, complete sequence. It encodes these proteins:
- the PAU10 gene encoding seripauperin PAU10 (hypothetical protein; SWAT-GFP fusion protein localizes to the endoplasmic reticulum and vacuole, while mCherry fusion localizes to the vacuole; member of the seripauperin multigene family encoded mainly in subtelomeric regions) — protein: MVKLTSIAAGVAAIAATASATTTLAQSDERVNLVELGVYVSDIRAHLAQYYMFQAAHPTETYPVEVAEAVFNYGDFTTMLTGIAPDQVTRMITGVPWYSSRLKPAISSALSKVGIYTIAN